From the genome of Ralstonia insidiosa:
GTCTGGCGATCAGCTTTCGCAAGCTGCCGGTTTAAAGGGGGCGTCATGCAATCATGCAAATCGATCGGGATGGGGCTGGCTACGGGTTTGGTGTTCGCCACAATGGGTGTTGCGCAGGCGCACGGCAACAGCGATCACGCTGCCACCGGCAGTGCCGTCAAGCCGGTCATGCAAGAGCGTGTGCCTGAGCTGCCGAACAGCAGCGTGCTGTTGGCCACCGTGCATTACGCGCCAGGTGGCACGAGCGCAGCGCACATGCATCCGGGGTCGGTGTTCGCGTATGTGCTGGAGGGTGCCGTGGTTTCGCAACTGGGCGGCGGCAAGGAGCAGGTCTTCACGCAGGGCCAGGCCTGGTACGAGCCGGCTGGTACACATCATCTGGTGTCGCACAACGCCAGCGCCGACAAGCCAGCCACGCTGCTGGTGTTCGGCATCGTGGCCGATGGGCAGCAACTGACGGTGCCGATCGGGGCATCGCAGTAAGCGCGACTCACTAAACCCAGCGCAGCGGTCCTGGCCAAGCGTAGCAACGCCAAGAGGATCTTGTTGGCGGCGCTAAGGCAGATGCAGGACGGATGCCCTGCCGCCTATACTCCAGCGACCGGCACGGCTCTCGCCTGACGGTGCCCCGCCCTGGAGCCCGCATGCATCCCGTTCGCACACTCAGCATCAACATCGAGCGCCACTTTGACGATGTGGCCGCCTTCCTGGCCGAGCCGCTGAACTACCCCACCTGGGCGACGGGTTTGTCGACCGGCCTGGCGCCCAGCACGCAGGGCTCGGGTGCGGCGCCCGACGAATGGATTGCCGATGCGCCAGGGGCTGGCGAAGGCAACGTGTTCATCCGTTTCAGCCCGCCCAACACGTTTGGCATTGCCGACCACTGGGTGCGTCTGCCGGATAACACCGTCATCTACGTGCCGCTGCGCGTGGTGCGCAACGGCGCCGGCACCACGGTTTCGCTTACGCTGTTTCAACTGCCCGGCATGGACGATGCGCAGTTCGAGGCCGATGCCGAATGGGTGCAGCGTGACTTGGTGAAGCTGAAGACGGTGGTGGAAGCGGAGTAAGCGCAAGAGCGCCCTGGCTCAAGCCTTGTCCGCCTGTGCAGCCTGCGGGGCGGT
Proteins encoded in this window:
- a CDS encoding cupin domain-containing protein, which codes for MQSCKSIGMGLATGLVFATMGVAQAHGNSDHAATGSAVKPVMQERVPELPNSSVLLATVHYAPGGTSAAHMHPGSVFAYVLEGAVVSQLGGGKEQVFTQGQAWYEPAGTHHLVSHNASADKPATLLVFGIVADGQQLTVPIGASQ